A single window of Anomaloglossus baeobatrachus isolate aAnoBae1 chromosome 5, aAnoBae1.hap1, whole genome shotgun sequence DNA harbors:
- the LOC142310300 gene encoding actin-binding Rho-activating protein-like, with translation MSLVGLKIEDSTTMDKKVIESDSNDDTRRQRSEVEERRKAVLSKIKIITISDLRKEWQLRSEEHVEKQKLNPFSDDFDHQHAMDVRLRKGEKGYGRPEEGSKTEQRGKRALQHVHKEIDEMCLVIRDMGVRGRDGRIRVTFGRLFDRYVRISDKVVGILLRARKHGRLDFEGEMLWQGVHDKVIITLLEQDKALT, from the exons ATGAGTTTGGTTGGACTCAAAATTGAAGACTCTACAACTATGGATAAAAAGGTTATAGAGTCCGACAGTAATGACGATACCAGAAGGCAAAGATCTGAAGTTGAAGAACGGAGAAAGGCAGTTCTGTCCAAG ATAAAAATTATAACCATATCTGACCTGAGGAAGGAATGGCAGCTCCGCTCTGAGGAGCACGTGGAGAAGCAGAAGCTTAACCCATTCAGCGATGACTTTGACCACCAGCACGCCATGGACGTCCGTCTCCGCAAGGGGGAAAAAGGCTACGGGAGACCAGAGGAAGGTAGCAAGACGGAGCAAAGGGGCAAGAGGGCTCTTCAGCACGTCCACAAGGAGATTGATGAAATGTGCCTCGTCATACGGGACATGGGTGTTCGAGGCAGAGACGGCCGGATCAGGGTGACATTTGGGAGGTTGTTTGATAGATATGTGCGAATCTCGGATAAGGTGGTTGGGATCCTCCTGAGGGCTAGGAAGCATGGACGGCTGGACTTTGAAGGAGAAATGCTGTGGCAAGGAGTCCATGATAAAGTTATCATCACTCTACTGGAGCAGGACAAAGCATTGACTTGA